A stretch of DNA from Schizosaccharomyces osmophilus chromosome 2, complete sequence:
TTTGTGAAAGTGGCCGATGCTTTATTAAGTATGTCTTGACTTAAGAGACGATAGTGCTAACTCGTCGAATTTAGATTCCAAagacttttctttattttttattccatTGCTCTTTAAATtccttaaagaaaatgaaaggtaTGTCATATATCCATACATTAAAGTGAACCTATGTTTCCTAATTAGTTTAAAAATTCACTAACTTACTTTTTAGCTACTTTGACAATCTCGGAGACGATGGAAAGTTATTGTTTGCTCGTGTGTTTGCTTTGGCAAACTTATATGTGGCTTGCAGTTGTCCCAAAATGTTTACTGTATTTTTAGAGTACTTAAGCAAGCTTATGATAAGCTCAGACAACTGTCTATGCTTATTTGCCGCTCAATGTCTTGCTTCCATGTTGAGCCTGAAAGCTCATCGTTATGCTGTATGGGCAGAAGGTTCTTGCCCTTCTCGTTTAGCCGAGCTACTTCGAACTTCTTCTGATTCTCAACTGCAATACTATTCCCTTTTCTGCTTTTGGCTACTTACGTTTGAAAGTCCCATTGCCAAAGAGGTCAATAAACCCTTTGATCTTGTCAATGTAATGGTTCAGATTGCAAGATCGGATACAAAAATCAAGGTTTATCGTTTGATCCTCGCTATATTTTCCaatcttttgcaaaaagctcctaatgaaaatatatttaCTATGCTCCTTGAAAACGTTGATAAAGTCGTTAAAGTACTTCAGCGAAGAAAGTGGGCTGACGAAGAAATCCTTGGTTATATGGAATATATACTTTCAACATTGGAAGTAAGTTCTCAGCATTTATCCACATTTGATATCTACAAATCTGAAATAAAAAGCGGCCAACTCCAATGGTCGCCTTCTCATCGCTCAGAACAATTTTGGATGGAGAATGTTACGAAACTCAATTCTGATAATTGCTCCCTGCTTAAAAagttatttcaaaaattacaaaCCAATGACAACTCTACTTCGCTCGCTGTTGCATGCCATGATTTAGGTGCATACATAACATACTACCCCAAGGGCAAAAGCGTCTTGGTGAAGTATGGCATGAAACAACGTATTATGGAACTCATGAGCCATCCTGATCCAGAAGTTCGGTTTGAAGCGCTCAATACCGTTCAAAGATTAATGACTGAGGTTTGGtatgtttatatttaattGAATGATCATTTTAATACTAACCGATTAGGAATAATTAATAATTTTATCTTATGAATTAATATCGATTCTAAGCTCATCTCCTTCgctaattttttttaactttgATGCCATCTGATTTAATATGCAATCTATTTTTCtgtcattcatttttggtagtaaagcaaagaaagtgatttttatttaatcaGATTGTTGTTGATTACTGCTTTTACGTAGAGCACAATACCATATTGGTAGTTGCTGATATGCTAATAATATTCAATCTTGAGGAACGCCTAAGACCCATCCTAAACCATTGGCAAATGAACTAGTGACCTTTTTGGCTatatcttcttcatcgttATGTGAAAACTCTTGGTCGGGATGGACTGGGGGATCGGATTCATCATAATTTACATCGACACCGTCTTTCGCGGGCGCATCTACTTCGGCTGCAGCAAGAGACCACTCCTTGTCAAAGTCATATTCGTCTCCATCTTCATGTAATTCTTCGTGATTAACAGGTTCGTTAAGTTCTGGAAAAGCATCAGCATCCAAGTCACTCTctgtttcatctttgtcCTTATTTGACTCGAATTCTGTCCAGTAATTAACAACATCAttaagtttttcttttggagcATTGGCAATGGCAAGTTGAAGCATCTCAAGTCTTATTTCACGTGAAAGATAATCGTTTAGTGGAGTTTTCCCAATTTTATAACAAGTTTTGTAAATGGTTTCTCGCATACCAGCGCTAGATTCCGCTAATGTAACAAGTCTGTCTTCAACTAGTTGCTTTGCCATAATCAAGTCGCTTTTGACCAATGCGGCATCTACACATCGATTCACAACTTGCTCGGTAATTTGGCGAAGTTGGGTTATAGCATCCTTGTAATTGAATTTTCCACAAGCTTTGTAAATTTCAATCGTGAGAGCCATAAGCTCATCGGCTTGCTGATATGAATGTTCATCTTGAGTTAGAATGAAGTCT
This window harbors:
- the vma13 gene encoding V-type ATPase V1 subunit H, whose amino-acid sequence is MASDDINFENVASPPPAALDNPKIDRVVDNARSAAIPWHGYQRSGILTESEYELISDVVGKSIDVYKRFVESDVKLYTNLFLKLFSITTNPDILHYAFVKVADALLNSKDFSLFFIPLLFKFLKENESYFDNLGDDGKLLFARVFALANLYVACSCPKMFTVFLEYLSKLMISSDNCLCLFAAQCLASMLSLKAHRYAVWAEGSCPSRLAELLRTSSDSQLQYYSLFCFWLLTFESPIAKEVNKPFDLVNVMVQIARSDTKIKVYRLILAIFSNLLQKAPNENIFTMLLENVDKVVKVLQRRKWADEEILGYMEYILSTLEVSSQHLSTFDIYKSEIKSGQLQWSPSHRSEQFWMENVTKLNSDNCSLLKKLFQKLQTNDNSTSLAVACHDLGAYITYYPKGKSVLVKYGMKQRIMELMSHPDPEVRFEALNTVQRLMTEVWNN